Proteins from a genomic interval of Arvicola amphibius chromosome 10, mArvAmp1.2, whole genome shotgun sequence:
- the Camsap3 gene encoding calmodulin-regulated spectrin-associated protein 3 isoform X4, whose product MVEAAPAGSGPLRRTFLVPEIKSLDQYDFSRAKAAASLAWVLRAAFGGAEHVPPELWEPFYTDQYAQEHVKPPVTRLLLSAELYCRAWHQALPQLEPPPSPSALLALLARRGTVPSLPEHPVREADLRHQPILMGAHLAVIDALMVAFSFEWTKTLPGPLALSSLEHKLLFWVDTTVRRLQEKTEQEASQRASPAAPLDGAAPTQPSHAIAFCLKESGNKPPMIRYRKDRAIARRAPCFPNVTTLQDLASGAALAATIHCYCPQLLRLEEVCLKDPMSVADSLYNLQLVQDFCASRLPRGCPLSLEDLLYVPPPLKVNLVVLLAEMYMCFEVLKPDFVQAKDLPDGHAVSPRGTETLPSQNNSGSSSPVFNFRHPLLSPGGPQSPLRGSTGSLKSSPSMSHMEALGKAWNRQLSRPLSQAVSFSTPFGLDSDVDVVMGDPVLLRSVSSDSLGPPRPVSSSSRNPAQPTPESGDLPTIEEALQIIHSAEPRLLPDGAADGSFYLHSPEGLSKPPLASPYPPEGASKPLSDGLNKAPIYISHPETPSKPSPCPTGEVLKPPPPSEGSPKAVASSPAANNSEVKMTSFAERKKQLVKAEAESGMGSPTSTPAAPEALSSEMSELGARLEEKRRAIEAQKRRIEAIFAKHRQRLGKSAFLQVQPREAAGEAEEEAELGSVPGGERPAGEGQGEPSSRPKSVTFSPDLGPVPPEGLGDYNRAVSKLSAALSSLQRDMQRLTDQQQRLLAPPEAPGPAPPPAAWVIPGPTTGPKAASPSPARRAPAARRSPGPGPNPTPRSPKHARPAELKLAPLTRVLTPPHDVDSLPHLRKFSPSQVPVQTRSSILLSEGTPPEESATKPALIEIPLASLGEPTADEEGDGSPPGAEDSLEEEASSEGEPRSGLGFFYKDEDKPEDEMAQKRASLLERQQRRVEEARRRKQWQEAEKEQKREEAARLAQEEGLGLAPAATAAPAAPATRAAVPAEEEVGPRRGDFTRLEYERRAQLKLMDDLDKVLRPRASGTGGPGRGGRRATRPRSGCCDDSALARSPARGLLGSRLSKIYSQSTLSLSTVANEATNNLGVKRSTSR is encoded by the exons ATGGTGGAAGCGGCGCCCGCGGGATCCGGGCCACTGCGGAGGACTTTCCTGGTCCCCGAGATCAAGTCATTGGACCAGTACGATTTCTCTCGGGCCAAGGCGGCGGCGAGTCTGGCGTGGGTGCTGCGGGCCGCATTCGGGGGAGCAG AGCACGTACCCCCGGAGCTGTGGGAACCGTTCTACACGGACCAGTATGCACAGGAGCACGTGAAGCCCCCGGTGACACGCCTGCTGCTCTCTGCGGAGCTCTACTGCCGGGCCTGGCACCAGGCACTACCGCAGCTCGAGCCACCCCCCAGCCCCTCCGCGCTGCTGGCCTTGCTGGCTAGGAGGGGCACCGTGCCCTCCCTGCCCGAGCACCCAGTGCGAGAGGCTGACCTCAGACACCAGCCGATTCTCATG GGAGCCCACCTAGCTGTCATCGACGCCCTCATGGTTGCCTTCTCCTTTGAGTGGACAAAGACACTGCCTGGTCCCTTGGCTCTGAGCAGCTTGGAGCACAAACTCCTTTTCTGGGTAGACACA ACCGTTCGGCGGCTACAGgaaaagacagaacaagaagCATCCCAGCGTGCATCTCCTGCAGCTCCTTTGGATGGGGCTGCTCCTACCCAGCCCTCG CACGCAATTGCCTTCTGTTTGAAGGAGTCGGGGAACAAACCCCCTATG ATTCGATACCGCAAGGACCGTGCCATTGCCCGACGGGCCCCCTGCTTTCCAAATGTGACCACCCTTCAAGACCTGGCCAGTGGGGCAGCACTGGCAGCTACAATCCACTGCTATTGTCCCCAGCTATTGCGGCTTGAGG AGGTGTGCCTCAAGGACCCCATGTCCGTGGCAGACAGCCTGTACAACCTGCAGCTGGTGCAAGACTTCTGTGCCTCCCGTCTTCCTCGCGGCTGCCCCCTGTCCCTCGAGGACTTGTTGTACGTCCCACCACCCCTCAAG GTCAATCTGGTGGTGCTGTTGGCTGAGATGTATATGTGCTTTGAGGTTCTGAAGCCTGATTTTGTGCAGGCAAAAGACTTGCCTGATGGACACG CTGTCTCCCCCCGGGGTACTGAGACTTTACCATCTCAGAACAACAGCGGGAGCAG TTCTCCTGTGTTCAACTTCCGTCACCCGCTACTGTCACCTGGTGGCCCCCAGTCCCCACTCCGAGGATCCACAG GCTCCTTGAAGTCATCTCCGTCCATGTCTCACATGGAGGCTCTTGGCAAGGCCTGGAACCGCCAGCTTAG CCGTCCCCTTTCCCAGGCTGTATCGTTCAGCACTCCCTTTGGCCTGGACAGCGATGTAGACGTGGTCATGGGAGATCCTGTCCTGCTCCGCTCCGTCAGCTCAGACAGTCTGGGTCCCCCACGTCCTGTGTCGTCATCATCCCGGAATCCTGCTCAGCCAACCCCAGAATCTGGAGACCTACCCACAATTGAAGAGGCCCTGCAGATCATCCACAGTGCTGAGCCCCGGTTGCTCCCTGATGGGGCTGCCGACGGCAGCTTCTACCTCCATTCTCCTGAGGGCCTCTCCAAACCACCGCTGGCCTCTCCTTACCCTCCTGAAGGAGCCTCAAAGCCACTGTCCGATGGGCTCAACAAAGCGCCCATCTATATATCCCACCCTGAGACCCCTTCAAAACCATCTCCCTGCCCAACAGGGGAGGTATTGAAACCACCGCCCCCATCTGAGGGGTCCCCAAAAGCTGTGGCTTCATCCCCCGCAGCCAATAACTCAGAAGTGAAGATGACCAGTTTTGCTGAACGCAAGAAACAGCTGGTGAAGGCTGAGGCCGAATCAGGAATGGGGTCTCCAACATCTACTCCCGCAGCACCTgaggccttgagctcagagatgaGCGAGCTGGGAGCCCGACTGGAGGAAAAGCGCCGAGCCATAGAGGCTCAGAAGCGACGCATTGAGGCCATCTTTGCCAAGCACAGGCAGAGACTGGGCAAGAGTGCTTTCCTGCAGGTGCAGCCTCGGGAGGCTGcaggggaggctgaggaggaggctGAGCTGGGCTCAGTTCCTGGTGGGGAACGACCAGCAGGTGAGGGCCAGGGTGAGCCATCTTCACGGCCTAAGTCAGTTACCTTCTCTCCAGATCTGGGCCCAGTGCCCCCAGAGGGACTGGGGGATTACAATCGAGCAGTCAGTAAGCTGAGTGCCGCTCTGAGCTCTCTGCAACGGGACATGCAGAGGCTCACAGATCAGCAACAGCGGCTTCTGGCCCCTCCAGAGGCCCCTGGACCTGCCCCACCACCTGCAGCCTGGGTCATCCCCGGACCCACCACTGGGCCTAAAGCGGCATCCCCTAGTCCTGCCCGTCGAGCCCCAGCTGCCAGGCGCAGCCCAGGGCCAGGCCCCAACCCAACACCCCGTAGTCCAAAACATGCAAGGCCGGCAGAGCTGAAGCTTGCACCCCTAACAAGGGTGCTCACACCACCCCATGATGTAGACAGCCTCCCTCACCTACGCAAGTTCTCACCCAGCCAGGTGCCTGTACAGACTCGCTCTTCTATCCTTCTGTCGGAGGGGACGCCTCCTGAGGAGTCCGCCACCAAGCCTGCCCTCATTGAGATCCCCCTAGCCAGCCTGGGAGAGCCTACTGCTGatgaggagggagatgggagcCCCCCTGGGGCTGAGGATTCATTAGAGGAAGAGGCATCTTCTGAGGGAGAGCCCCGGTCTGGGCTTGGATTCTTTTATAAG GACGAAGACAAACCTGaggatgagatggctcagaagcgAGCCAGCCTGCTTGAGAGGCAGCAGAGACGGGTAGAGGAGGCTCGGCGGCGTAAACAGTGGCAGGAGGCTGAAAAGGAACAGAAACGGGAGGAGGCGGCAAG GCTGGCTCAGGAGGAAGGCCTAGGCTTGGCCCCTGCAGCCACTGCAGCCCCTGCAGCCCCTGCTACCAGAGCTGCGGTCCCAGCTGAGGAGGAGGTGGGCCCCCGGAGAGGGGACTTCACCAGGCTTGAGTATGAGCGCCGGGCACAACTGAAGCTGATGGATGACCTTGATAAGGTGCTACGGCCCCGGGCCTCAGGGACCGGGGGACCAGGGCGGGGCGGGCGCAGGGCCACCCGGCCACGCTCTGGTTGCTGTGATGACTCGGCCCTGGCAAGAAGCCCAGCCCGCGGCCTGCTGG GCTCACGACTCAGCAAGATCTATTCCCAGTCCACATTGTCCCTGTCTACTGTGGCCAATGAGGCTACTAATAATCTTGGTGTGAAGAGATCCACATCTCGGTGA